From a single Triplophysa rosa linkage group LG1, Trosa_1v2, whole genome shotgun sequence genomic region:
- the nectin4a gene encoding nectin-4, with amino-acid sequence MKTVLYFFAVLIIWNSVCVCGKEFLEPSESPWTLYSLAEDNTRLPCRFNTSDSEVKVVQVMWSREKSKGGEEQIITAHFSEGQTENTGYAGRVRFENSDPIADSALILMGTSPADEGKYICKVATFPTGNFETEISLTVWTKPIASLEPIIMVEGQSYSLAATCRSVAKPMAGLSWDTELPGRSKNHSFDDGVASIQFSLHPLRSMNGQKLDCLVWHPSQKGPHRITNNLTVHYPPNAVISGYEDNWHVDMQEAVLQCKGQGNPKPHQFNWTRKGENLPEGVTVEGGMLRFGRPLRLTDKGAYICTTTNVVGAGKAEIELNISESSLQGTSVNLILMIIIGGVAVVVVLFLIIVIVSVNRHYKRKNQQLAIELIEKKEEISTLSRQASFRRVHSTPSENRYSDDTHALRVEGTLRTSLSSLDRPRSRDSRSTLGGLDSLGRPAIYNTSRRGRDKTMERGDRESTRLMMEYEQGSNVSQETQLLPPLHPSSYTTEQTVEINRSRNGSAILLAEGRPQSGASSRGGSRGHHSPLISAYPVLTDEEEGDCVSPTDEDLRVRRGLMEHDAFENGGSETTSSLISEALSSHFERANGTLRPKSKPNNILLPANTTLLISPHSPPIHKAQIV; translated from the exons tttgtgtttgtggAAAAGAATTTCTCGAACCCTCTGAGTCTCCTTGGACTCTGTATTCTTTGGCAGAGGATAATACACGTTTACCCTGTCGATTCAACACATCGGACAGCGAGGTTAAGGTAGTACAGGTGATGTGGAGTCGAGAGAAATCAAAAGGAGGAGAAGAACAGATTATCACTGCCCATTTCAGTGAAGGCCAAAcag AGAACACTGGATATGCAGGGCGTGTGCGATTTGAGAACAGCGATCCGATAGCAGATTCTGCTCTGATACTTATGGGCACAAGTCCCGCAGATGAGGGCAAATACATCTGCAAGGTTGCCACCTTCCCCACAGGAAACTTTGAGACTGAGATTTCTCTCACAGTCTGGA CCAAGCCTATTGCCTCCCTGGAACCCATCATTATGGTTGAGGGTCAATCATACAGTCTGGCTGCTACTTGCCGTTCTGTGGCTAAGCCAATGGCAGGCCTCTCCTGGGACACAGAACTTCCAGGTCGCAGCAAGAACCACAGCTTTGATGATGGGGTGGCATCGATCCAGTTTTCCCTCCACCCACTTCGTAGCATGAATGGTCAGAAGCTGGACTGCCTGGTCTGGCACCCATCTCAAAAGGGCCCTCACAGGATTACCAACAACCTTACAGTGCATT ATCCCCCAAATGCAGTGATTTCTGGCTATGAGGACAACTGGCATGTTGACATGCAAGAGGCTGTGCTACAGTGTAAAGGTCAAGGAAATCCAAAACCACACCAGTTCAACTGGACTAG GAAAGGTGAAAATTTACCAGAGGGTGTAACTGTGGAGGGTGGCATGTTGCGTTTTGGTAGGCCCCTCCGCTTGACAGATAAAGGAGCCTATATCTGCACAACCACCAATGTAGTGGGAGCTGGGAAAGCTGAGATTGAATTAAATATATCAG AATCATCTCTGCAAGGAACATCTGTTAACCTCATTCTAATGATTATTATTGGTGGTGTGGCTGTAGTGGTGGTTCTCTTTCTCATCATAGTGATCGTTTCTGTAAACCGCCACTATAAACGCAAAAACCAACAGCTGGCCATAGAACTAATTGAAAAAAA AGAGGAAATCAGCACACTATCAAGACAAGCCTCGTTTAGGAGAGTTCACTCCACTCCTTCGGAAAACAGATACtcg GATGACACACATGCTTTGAGAGTCGAGGGGACTTTACGGACCAGCCTCTCCTCACTG GATCGTCCTCGCTCTAGGGATAGTCGTTCCACTTTGGGAGGATTGGATTCGCTTGGCCGTCCTGCAATTTATAACACTTCCAGAAGAGGTAGAGACAAAACGATGGAGAGAGGTGACAGAGAAAGCACTCGATTGATGATGGAATATGAGCAGGGCAGTAACGTATCACAG GAAACCCAACTCCTCCCTCCTCTCCATCCCTCCTCCTATACAACAGAACAGACTGTTGAAATTAACCGTTCTCGTAATGGCAGTGCCATTCTCTTAGCAGAGGGGAGACCCCAATCAGGAGCAAGTAGCAGAGGAGGCAGCAGAGGGCATCATTCACCCTTAATATCCGCATATCCAGTTCTTACAGATGAAGAGGAAGGAGATTGTGTCAGCCCCACAGATGAAGATTTAAGAGTTCGCAGAGGCTTAATGGAACATGATGCTTTTGAAAACGGAGGTAGCGAGACAACCAGTTCTCTGATATCAGAGGCACTATCAAGTCATTTTGAACGTGCCAATGGGACACTACGGCCCAAGTCAAAACCCAATAACATTCTGCTCCCAGCCAACACAACTCTGCTGATTTCTCCCCACAGCCCACCTATTCACAAAGCGCAGATCGTGTAG